The Juglans microcarpa x Juglans regia isolate MS1-56 chromosome 2S, Jm3101_v1.0, whole genome shotgun sequence genome has a window encoding:
- the LOC121251820 gene encoding uncharacterized protein LOC121251820, protein MGYRRKQKKMTLENYVDFFLSHKQLHLTIQYLNQVIDMHGLKKIYNAPKKVVTDAVNTLDLMDPSRCTLNDNVSSLAFVALEDVIADLNDLDWQECCVTSIQTLNSWKHSVPDSGTKQIPIKDSDRGGVGEGGDGASSSCVVGSEPGEQQGKSKRKRIKRSKVQDQSC, encoded by the exons ATGGGTTATCGCCGGAAGCAGAAGAAGATGACATTAGAAAACTACGTCGATTTCTTTCTGTCTCATAAGCAACTCCATCTCACGATCCAATACCTCAACCAG GTCATCGACATGCACGGGTTGAAGAAAATCTACAATGCTCCTAAG AAAGTGGTAACCGACGCAGTGAACACACTGGATCTCATGGATCCCTCGCGCTGCACACTGAACGACAACGTTTCGTCGTTGGCGTTCGTGGCTCTGGAGGACGTAATCGCCGACCTGAACGACCTCGACTGGCAAGAGTGCTGCGTGACCTCGATCCAAACCCTGAACTCATGGAAACACAGCGTCCCGGATTCCGGCACAAAGCAGATACCGATAAAGGATTCGGATCGGGGAGGCGTGGGTGAGGGGGGCGATGGAGCTTCGTCGTCGTGTGTTGTTGGATCGGAGCCAGGCGAGCAGCAAGGGAAgtcgaagaggaagagaatCAAGAGATCGAAGGTACAGGATCAGAGCTGCTAG